Within the Bacillus sp. FSL K6-3431 genome, the region GTAGTTTAATGAGTAAGGGGACGATTTTTTTATGGATGCAGAAGTAGCAGTAATTGGTCTTGGGACAATGGGGAGTATGGCGATGTGGCAGCTTGCTCGAAGAGGGGTTTCCGTTTTAGGTTTTGAGCAGTTTGGGATTGGGCATGATCAGTCCGCTGCTGGAGGAGAAACACGTCTTTTTCGAACTGCCTATTTTGAAGGTGCTGAATATGTGCCATTACTTCAAGAAGCATATAATCAATGGAGAGAGCTTGAAAAGGAATCTGGATATGATTTACTTACTATCAATGGCGGGCTTATGATCGGTGATCCTGAAAGTGAATTCATAAAAGGGGTGATGAATAGTATTCACACGCATCATCTTGTTCATGAAGTTCTCGATGAAGAGGCAGCGAAGGAACGCTTTCCCCAGCATCGTTTATTACCGGGAGAAATCATGGTTTTAGATAAGCAAGCTGGGTTTCTGCGACCGGAACTTTCCGTTTTGGCGGCAGTGCAATCTGCTGAAAAGCTCGGAGCAACTGTGCATAAATATTCGCAAGTTCAAGAAATTGAACCGTTTGAAAATGGTGTGAGAATTAAAGCTAACAATACATATTATCGAGTGAAGAAGGTTATTATAACGGCGGGCCCTTGGACAGGTACGCTTCTTCCCGAGCTCCAAAAGCAGCTTACAATTCAGAGATTAGTGATGACATGGTATCCTTTATTGGAAAAAGAAAAGTTTAGTGTCGCTAATTTCCCAACTTTTATTAGGATGAGTCGTGGTGTTAACATTTTTGGTACCCCGACGCTAGATGGTAGCATGGTAAAGGTAGCGCTCGGTACTTTTTATGGGGAGGTTGCTAATGCGGATGCCCTTGATCGAAGTGTAGATGTTCATAGTCTGAAAAAAGTGAATGATGCAGTGCGAGAGCTTATGTCAGGATTAAATGCTGAACCAACCCGTGTAAGTGCATATATGGATGCATATACACCTGATAATGATGCTATCATAGGAACACATCCTCAATTTAAAGATGCTCTTATATTATGTGGATTTTCAGGACATGGTTTTAAAATGGCCCCAATCTTTGGTCAAATTGCCGCGGATCTTATTACTACTGGAAAAACGGAGTATTCAATTGATCATCTGTCGCTGACCAGATTTTTATAACCAAAAAGCTGAACAAGAGTCAGTATTTTAAAATTATTTTTTTATCAATGATTTCAACTTCCTTAGAAAATAGGGAAGTTGTTTTTTCGTTTAAACTAAAGCTAAAAAGGTAATAGTTTAGACAGGAGGATGAAAAATGAAACATTTTGATGCAGTAATAATTGGGTTTGGTAAAGCTGGTAAAACGCTAGCGTCAATGCTTGCTAAGAAAGGAAAAAGCGTTGCAATGATTGAAAAATCAGCCGAAATGTATGGTGGAACATGTATTAACATTGCTTGTATCCCAACAAAATCGCTCGTTTATCAATCCAATCAACGTAAATATTCTATAAACATGCAATAGAAGAAAAAGATGACTTAACTTCACTTTTACGCGACAAGAATTTTCATATGCTAGATGATCTAGAAAAGGTTACGATTTATACAGCAGAAGCAAGCTTTATAGATGAAAGCAAGGTTCAAGTAAAAACAGACAATGAACAGTTTGAGATATCAGCAGATCGTTTTTTTATTAATACTGGTTCCTCGCCAATCATTCCATCAATTAAAGGGTTGGAGCATACGGATTTTGTTTATCATTCAACGACACTACAGGCATTGGACAAGCTTCCAGAAAAGCTAATTATCATTGGTGGCGGCTATATTGGGCTAGAGTTTGCTTCGATATATGCAAACTTCGGCTCAGAGGTAACAATAATTGATCGATCTTCAGAGTTTTTACCGAGGGAAGATCGCGATATAGCAGAAGAAGTAAAAAAAGTACTCGAGGCGAAGAATATTAAAATAGAAGTAGGTAGCAAAGTAGAATCAGTAGAAAATCATGATGGAGGTGTGATTGTCTCCTATCAAACGAGCGAGAATAATCGTGTAGAAGCATATGGAGCAGCAGTGCTACTTGCTACAGGAAGAAAACCAAACACAGATGGACTAGGACACGAAAATACATCTGTAGAAATAGATGATAAGGGTGCAATTGTTGTTAATGATTTGTTAAAGACCACAGTCGATCACATTTGGGCATTAGGTGATGTGAATGGCGGTCCACAGTTTACCTATATTTCTTTAGATGATTTCCGGATTATTAAAGACGGACTTTTCGAGGATGGGAAATATACGAAGAAAAAGCGTAGCAATGTACCATATTCGGTATTTATTGACCCTATTTTATCGCATGTAGGATTAAATGAAAAAATGGCGAAGGAAAAAGGTGTTAATTACAAAGTGGTAACATTACCAGCGGCCACGATTCCACGTGCCCGTATTGTAAAACAAACAGATGGACTTTTAAAGGCACTTATAGATCCCAGCACAAATGAGATTTTAGGTTGCACATTATATTGCGCTGAATCAAGTGAAATGATCAATACAGTACGAATCGTAATGGAAGCAAAATTGCCATACACATTTTTACGCGATAATATTTTCACACATCCTTCGATGAATGAATCACTTAACGATTTGTTTTCTCAAATGGAATAGTTAACAAACTTTTGGAGAGTTAATATCAGGTTTTTATTTACCTATATTATTTCCTGTTTTCCATAGTTAACTATGGTTTCAAGATGTCGATATTGTATAAAAAGAGACAAATTTGGGGATAAGAAGGGCAATCGGGTTCATGAAGGAGGAACACTTTTTTGCATAAAGCTTTTTCAGAAACAGTTCAACGCCCATTTCCTTTGCCAAGTAAACCATGGGTGATGACACAAATGTGGGAAAATCTATTATTTAGCCACTGGCCTATACCCTTAGATATTATTAGAAAGCACGTCCCACCATCACTCAAGATGGATCTTTATCAAGGGAGTGCCTGGTTAGGGGTAATCCCATTTTATGTGAACCATATGAAATTGCGTGGGGTGCCTGAGATCCCCTATCTTCGCTCATATATAGAGTTGAATGTGCGTACGTACGTCACTTATCAAGGGAAACCGGGCATTTACTTTTTTAGACTTGACGCTAATAAGTGGCCCGCTGTTATAGGAGGCAGAATAGTGGCATTCCTGCCATATCGGCTTGCCCAAATGAATATGAAAATTACTGATAACAAGATTTACTTTCAAAGTGAAAGCCAAAATCCTTCGGGTTCAAAAAAAGTTCTTAATCTCACTTACAGTTCTACTTCTAAAGCATATTTACCACCACAGAACAGTCTTGAATATTGGTTATTTGAACGCTATTGTTTCTTTACTGCTCGTGGTAACCATTTGTATCGTGGTGATATTCATCATGATCGGTGGCGGGTCTGTTCAGCGGAAGCAATGGTGCACACTAATACCATTGCTTCTTTTTTACCGCATAGTTTTTTTGAAAGTAGTCCTCTTGTACATTTCACTGCTCAAAAAAAGGTTTTTATTTGGCCGTTAAATAAGCTAACGTAATTGGGAGTATACCATAAGAAGAACAGGATGTTCTGTTTTTCTTGTTAAGGATTCATTTTAGCGGAGCACTACTTAAAAAAGAAAAAGCATATGCTATTTTATGAGCAAAGTTTAAAGGTGGCTCGATCGATTGAAGGTGGATATACATGATCATTGGCTTCATATATAACCAATGATTATGCAAGGCACTTACAATGATCCCTTGCTGAGTAACGGCCTGCATAAATGCCGGTATTTCTTCCTGTAGGATAGCGATTTCTGCTAAGTTTAACGAATTGCCATTGTGGTCCAATGATTCATATAAAACACCTACTGGTATAACTGTTGTGCTCGGGCGCCCTTGAATAATTACGTTAATATTTCGATGCATAGAAACAGAACAAACCCCTTTTTCAATCTTGCTAGTTCCTTTTAGGATCCTAGCAAATTGTTCACAAAGCGATGGATCATTATTTACTGGAATATCACATTGGTTATCAGGGTGTACATCTACAATCATCTCCACATGTACAATTTGGATGATAGCAATAAGGGTTTAGGCAAGGTTTAGAAATAGGTTGTTGATCTTGCAAAAAACAGTTATACATATTCATCCTGAGTCCCCCAATCATTATGCTAATCAAGATATTCAACCATGTTAATGAAAGTTCCATAGTTAACTGCAAATAAAACCAAAAGCAATCTTGGTCTACTTTCCCATTTAATATGTTGGAAGGAACAAATATATCTTCCATTTTACAATTAACTATTCATTGCCTGTTATAAAGTTCAGATTAACTTTACTTATCATCATCATGCCTTTTTTGGTATATAATATAAAAGGTCTATGAAGCTATTATATAAGGAGAAGCCAATATTGGGTATTGTAAAAATCACGATTCAGATTATTTTATTATTCGTCATGTATCAAGTAGGTGTATGGATTCAAGAGATATTTCAACTTATTATTCCTGGAAGCATCATTGGAATGCTCCTTTTATTCTTGTTATTATTAACAGGAATTGTAAATGCGAAATGGGTAGAAAGCGGAGCACTTTTATTAATTAAATACTTACCATTATTATTTCTACCAATCACAGTAGGTATCATCACTTTTTTTAATATATTTATAGGGAAAGGGTTTTTTATTATTATTATTGTATTGATCAGTACTGCGATAGTCATGGTTGGTAGCGGAATAATTAGTCAATTGTTGTTGAAAGAAAAGGTATATGAAAATGAATGACATATTAATTGGGCTACTCTCTATTTTTGTTACCATTATTGTATTCTTTGCTTCGAAATGGCTAAATAATAAATATCCCCATCCTTTGACAATACCGATATTAATTTCAACAATAATAATTGTTATTGGACTATTAGTGTTTAATATAGCGTATGAGACTTACTTTATTGGGGGCCAATGGATTGACCATTTACTAGGACCTGCTGTAGTAGCACTTGCTTTTCCTCTTTATCAACAAAGGTTTACTTTAAAGAAAAACGCTATTCCTATTATTATAGGAGTCTCTTTTGGTTCAATTATTGGTGTGGCAAGTGGATTCATTATGGGAAAGTGGTTAGCATTAGATCCACTTATTATTAGTTCACTTTTGCCTAAATCTGTAACCTCCCCAGTAGCGATGGATATCGCCCACACTGTAGGTGGTTCCCCAGCTTTAGCAGCTGTCTTAGTGATGATTGCGGGAATTGGCGGAGCGGTGATGGGTCCGTCTTTATTAAAATGGGTCCATGTTAATCATTATTTAGCAAAAGGTGTAGGGATGGGAAGCGCATCACATGCCATCGGAACAGCAAAAGCAATGGAGAGTGACGTAAAAGCAGGAGCTGTAAGTACCGTTGCAATGGTTCTT harbors:
- the solA gene encoding N-methyl-L-tryptophan oxidase; this encodes MDAEVAVIGLGTMGSMAMWQLARRGVSVLGFEQFGIGHDQSAAGGETRLFRTAYFEGAEYVPLLQEAYNQWRELEKESGYDLLTINGGLMIGDPESEFIKGVMNSIHTHHLVHEVLDEEAAKERFPQHRLLPGEIMVLDKQAGFLRPELSVLAAVQSAEKLGATVHKYSQVQEIEPFENGVRIKANNTYYRVKKVIITAGPWTGTLLPELQKQLTIQRLVMTWYPLLEKEKFSVANFPTFIRMSRGVNIFGTPTLDGSMVKVALGTFYGEVANADALDRSVDVHSLKKVNDAVRELMSGLNAEPTRVSAYMDAYTPDNDAIIGTHPQFKDALILCGFSGHGFKMAPIFGQIAADLITTGKTEYSIDHLSLTRFL
- a CDS encoding FAD-dependent oxidoreductase, producing the protein MKHFDAVIIGFGKAGKTLASMLAKKGKSVAMIEKSAEMYGGTCINIACIPTKSLVYQSNQRKYSINMQ
- a CDS encoding FAD-dependent oxidoreductase, with product MLDDLEKVTIYTAEASFIDESKVQVKTDNEQFEISADRFFINTGSSPIIPSIKGLEHTDFVYHSTTLQALDKLPEKLIIIGGGYIGLEFASIYANFGSEVTIIDRSSEFLPREDRDIAEEVKKVLEAKNIKIEVGSKVESVENHDGGVIVSYQTSENNRVEAYGAAVLLATGRKPNTDGLGHENTSVEIDDKGAIVVNDLLKTTVDHIWALGDVNGGPQFTYISLDDFRIIKDGLFEDGKYTKKKRSNVPYSVFIDPILSHVGLNEKMAKEKGVNYKVVTLPAATIPRARIVKQTDGLLKALIDPSTNEILGCTLYCAESSEMINTVRIVMEAKLPYTFLRDNIFTHPSMNESLNDLFSQME
- a CDS encoding YqjF family protein; its protein translation is MHKAFSETVQRPFPLPSKPWVMTQMWENLLFSHWPIPLDIIRKHVPPSLKMDLYQGSAWLGVIPFYVNHMKLRGVPEIPYLRSYIELNVRTYVTYQGKPGIYFFRLDANKWPAVIGGRIVAFLPYRLAQMNMKITDNKIYFQSESQNPSGSKKVLNLTYSSTSKAYLPPQNSLEYWLFERYCFFTARGNHLYRGDIHHDRWRVCSAEAMVHTNTIASFLPHSFFESSPLVHFTAQKKVFIWPLNKLT
- a CDS encoding DUF1259 domain-containing protein — its product is MIVDVHPDNQCDIPVNNDPSLCEQFARILKGTSKIEKGVCSVSMHRNINVIIQGRPSTTVIPVGVLYESLDHNGNSLNLAEIAILQEEIPAFMQAVTQQGIIVSALHNHWLYMKPMIMYIHLQSIEPPLNFAHKIAYAFSFLSSAPLK
- a CDS encoding CidA/LrgA family holin-like protein; this encodes MGIVKITIQIILLFVMYQVGVWIQEIFQLIIPGSIIGMLLLFLLLLTGIVNAKWVESGALLLIKYLPLLFLPITVGIITFFNIFIGKGFFIIIIVLISTAIVMVGSGIISQLLLKEKVYENE
- a CDS encoding LrgB family protein; this encodes MNDILIGLLSIFVTIIVFFASKWLNNKYPHPLTIPILISTIIIVIGLLVFNIAYETYFIGGQWIDHLLGPAVVALAFPLYQQRFTLKKNAIPIIIGVSFGSIIGVASGFIMGKWLALDPLIISSLLPKSVTSPVAMDIAHTVGGSPALAAVLVMIAGIGGAVMGPSLLKWVHVNHYLAKGVGMGSASHAIGTAKAMESDVKAGAVSTVAMVLSAIIVSIITPLLVIFFM